The following coding sequences are from one Arthrobacter sp. PvP023 window:
- a CDS encoding alkaline phosphatase family protein — MTSGNNSEPSAVAIVEGTSAPSLLPPAPAFGQRSIAEVLTSAAASLGIEGFENRLKLPAAKRVCVVLADGLGRSLLKQKSAHTPFLRSVMQQGQGPVPVALDSAFPSTTASSLASFGTGLPAGQHGMVGYDVLDPGQDKVVNMLGNWDAGVDPRVWQPFPTVFERAAAHTDVTTISLPQFGASPMTQAALRGGRFIAASTPHARTAAAAEAMLAADSSLMYFYVNDLDKAGHRYGCQSAQWEHQLEELDATVKRLNATLPPGTTVLLTADHGMLDVPESQRLDYSAEPALIAGVRHTAGEPRMVHLYLEPDAGEQDRARLIESWRDRFGDRIWAFTRDEAVSAGLFGDVRPEVSARIGDVMIAARDALAFYDTRRVRAAALDVVGQHGSLTKAEREVPLLCFQAQGRKGARG; from the coding sequence ATGACGTCCGGAAACAACTCCGAACCATCAGCCGTAGCCATCGTTGAAGGCACCTCCGCTCCGTCGCTCCTGCCTCCGGCGCCTGCCTTCGGCCAGCGCTCCATTGCGGAAGTCCTCACCAGCGCAGCAGCCAGCCTCGGGATCGAGGGCTTCGAGAACCGGTTGAAGCTGCCGGCAGCCAAGCGGGTGTGCGTGGTCCTGGCTGATGGCCTGGGCCGCAGCCTGCTCAAGCAGAAATCGGCGCACACCCCGTTCCTCCGGTCCGTGATGCAGCAGGGCCAGGGCCCCGTTCCGGTGGCGCTGGACTCCGCTTTTCCCTCCACCACGGCGTCCTCGCTCGCCAGCTTCGGGACGGGGCTCCCCGCCGGCCAGCACGGAATGGTGGGCTACGACGTCCTCGATCCCGGGCAGGACAAAGTGGTCAACATGCTGGGCAACTGGGATGCCGGCGTGGACCCCCGCGTATGGCAGCCGTTTCCCACGGTGTTCGAGCGCGCGGCCGCCCACACCGACGTGACCACCATCAGCCTTCCGCAGTTCGGCGCCTCGCCCATGACGCAGGCAGCGCTGCGGGGAGGCCGGTTTATCGCCGCCAGTACTCCGCACGCACGGACGGCCGCAGCGGCGGAGGCCATGCTTGCCGCCGACAGCTCACTCATGTACTTCTACGTCAACGACCTGGACAAAGCCGGACACCGTTACGGCTGCCAGTCGGCCCAGTGGGAACACCAGCTTGAAGAACTCGACGCCACCGTTAAGCGCCTGAACGCAACCCTTCCGCCGGGAACCACGGTCCTGCTGACGGCGGATCACGGCATGCTCGACGTCCCTGAATCGCAGCGGCTCGACTATTCGGCAGAACCGGCCCTCATCGCCGGAGTCCGGCACACAGCGGGGGAGCCGCGCATGGTCCACCTGTACCTTGAACCGGACGCCGGTGAACAGGACCGGGCCAGGCTGATCGAATCGTGGCGGGATCGGTTCGGCGACAGGATCTGGGCGTTCACCCGGGATGAGGCCGTGTCCGCCGGGCTGTTCGGCGATGTCAGGCCGGAGGTCAGCGCGCGCATCGGCGACGTCATGATCGCCGCCCGTGATGCCCTGGCGTTCTACGACACCCGCCGCGTGCGTGCTGCCGCGTTGGACGTTGTAGGGCAGCACGGGTCGCTGACCAAAGCGGAGCGAGAGGTTCCGCTTCTTTGTTTCCAGGCTCAAGGCAGAAAGGGAGCGCGTGGCTGA
- a CDS encoding flavodoxin domain-containing protein → MTVLVAYATAMGSTREIAQRVASRMAVRLGEVECRSVEEVGSVAGYKAVVVGSAIHNQAWLPPAALFLARHAPELAKRPVWAFSVGMSDALPKPFRKRGAALQQARLAGVLSQDVPLRGHRLFSGVYEAAQMPVLLRLVFRLTGGRFGDLRDWAAVDAWTDEITTHLTKPAPSASSGNVAG, encoded by the coding sequence ATGACCGTTCTCGTCGCTTACGCGACCGCGATGGGTTCCACCCGGGAGATAGCCCAGCGCGTGGCGTCCCGTATGGCGGTGCGGCTGGGTGAGGTTGAGTGCCGGTCCGTGGAGGAAGTCGGGTCCGTCGCCGGCTACAAGGCTGTCGTGGTCGGAAGCGCCATCCACAACCAGGCGTGGCTCCCCCCTGCTGCATTGTTCCTTGCCCGCCATGCGCCCGAGCTGGCCAAACGACCCGTCTGGGCCTTCAGCGTGGGGATGTCGGATGCCCTGCCGAAGCCTTTCCGCAAACGGGGTGCGGCGCTACAACAGGCGCGTCTGGCCGGAGTTTTGTCACAAGACGTTCCGCTTCGGGGCCACAGACTCTTCTCCGGCGTCTACGAGGCCGCCCAGATGCCGGTACTGCTCCGGCTGGTGTTCCGGCTCACCGGCGGCCGTTTCGGGGATTTGCGGGACTGGGCGGCTGTGGACGCCTGGACCGACGAGATCACAACCCACCTCACAAAACCTGCTCCGTCCGCGTCGTCAGGGAACGTCGCGGGATAG
- a CDS encoding thymidine kinase yields the protein MAELVFFSGTMDCGKSTLALQMDHNHRARGRGGVRFSRNDRAGGARISSRLGLETDCVEVLDTTDFWDEVIERRTRGLRVDYLICDEAQFYSPLQVEQLARIVDEIDVDVFAFGISADFRTRLFPGSQRLIELADRVQVLQVEALCWCGRRATHNARTVDGVMVTEGAQVVVGDVDMAGDPASASADHAPVVGYETLCRRHFMRRVTAHGANVMAQQDQLLPFEVDACLWHGSGETRHS from the coding sequence GTGGCTGAACTTGTCTTCTTCTCCGGCACCATGGACTGCGGAAAATCCACCCTGGCCCTGCAGATGGACCACAACCACCGGGCCCGCGGGCGCGGCGGTGTCCGGTTCAGCCGCAACGACCGGGCAGGCGGGGCAAGGATCTCCAGCCGGCTCGGACTGGAGACGGACTGCGTGGAGGTCCTGGACACCACGGATTTCTGGGACGAGGTCATAGAACGCCGCACCCGCGGCCTCCGGGTGGACTACCTCATCTGTGACGAAGCCCAGTTCTATTCCCCGCTGCAGGTGGAACAGCTGGCCCGGATTGTGGACGAGATCGACGTCGACGTGTTTGCGTTCGGAATCAGCGCGGACTTCCGCACCCGGCTCTTCCCGGGATCGCAGAGGCTTATTGAGCTCGCGGACCGCGTCCAGGTCCTGCAGGTGGAAGCCCTGTGCTGGTGCGGACGCCGCGCCACGCATAACGCGCGCACCGTTGACGGCGTGATGGTGACTGAAGGGGCGCAAGTGGTGGTGGGCGACGTCGACATGGCCGGAGACCCGGCCTCCGCCTCAGCGGATCATGCCCCCGTGGTGGGCTATGAGACGTTGTGCCGGCGGCATTTCATGCGGCGGGTCACGGCGCACGGAGCCAATGTCATGGCCCAGCAGGACCAGCTGCTGCCGTTCGAGGTGGACGCCTGCCTGTGGCACGGTTCAGGGGAAACCCGGCACAGCTGA
- a CDS encoding DUF5998 family protein gives MSPQPPTSKPQAPRTGHPAPHSHNAHDHGAQGQSLEGALQQAGFYPRLVADVVDDALDGRDCMAHLVHLETHFDRAEVRRHITVLVLTDDMLVIAHVDDQQLDEAGEQIVAQISTESVPVAQIRSVVLSYMYAQPQNYKPSDPVRELTLSIAWSGGQRLDMGPASCGDPQCEADHGYSGTIAQEDIVLRISAEADGLQAVQDAKLFARALRAVNTGSPAPVPHSPVPAPRPRTGVFGNRLSRGHQR, from the coding sequence ATGAGTCCCCAGCCTCCCACGTCTAAGCCGCAAGCACCCCGAACCGGTCACCCGGCCCCCCACAGCCATAACGCGCATGACCACGGTGCCCAGGGCCAGAGCCTTGAAGGTGCCCTCCAGCAGGCAGGCTTCTACCCCCGGCTGGTGGCCGATGTTGTTGACGACGCACTGGACGGCCGCGATTGCATGGCGCACCTTGTGCACCTTGAGACCCACTTCGACCGGGCAGAAGTACGCCGCCACATCACGGTGCTGGTGCTGACGGACGACATGCTGGTCATCGCCCACGTTGACGACCAGCAGCTGGACGAGGCCGGGGAACAGATCGTCGCGCAAATCTCCACCGAGTCGGTGCCCGTGGCGCAGATCCGCTCCGTGGTGCTGAGCTACATGTACGCCCAGCCGCAGAACTACAAGCCTTCCGACCCCGTCCGGGAACTCACCCTTTCCATCGCCTGGTCCGGGGGCCAGCGGCTGGACATGGGCCCGGCCAGCTGCGGTGATCCGCAGTGCGAGGCGGACCACGGCTACAGCGGCACCATCGCCCAGGAAGACATTGTGTTGCGCATCAGCGCCGAAGCTGACGGCCTGCAGGCTGTCCAGGACGCCAAGCTGTTCGCCCGGGCGCTGCGGGCCGTCAACACCGGTTCGCCGGCGCCCGTGCCGCACAGCCCCGTTCCCGCGCCGCGCCCCCGCACCGGCGTCTTCGGTAACCGCCTCAGCCGCGGGCACCAGCGCTGA